One segment of Panicum virgatum strain AP13 chromosome 3K, P.virgatum_v5, whole genome shotgun sequence DNA contains the following:
- the LOC120699450 gene encoding polyol transporter 5-like, translating into MRKEENLESPLLSDGEPAPAYSEGSTYALVCALLASLTSIIFGYNRGVMSGAQKYVQEDLGVTDGQLEVLIGATSVYSLVGSLAAGWTCDRAGRRRAVALSAAMFLAGSAVTAAANGYAALMAGQLVSGVACGFGLVVAPVYIAEIAPASSRGFLSSIPEIASNSGILLSYIADFALAGLPTTLSWRLMIGIGAVPPLFLAVAAALAMPETPRWLVLHGHPDEARRVLARLAGDADRRLQEIVASVREASSKSCAGESPPGVWREILVRPTPAVRRVMLAILGLQVFQQACGVAAMILYAPRVFSHVGITSDRAVLGATVLLGAVKTVAIVLPLFLADRLGRRPMLLSSAGGMAASLLVLGVSVRAAATWWAAAASVAATAAFMASFSLGFGPVIWMYASEILPLRLRAQGTGIGTALNRVMSAVVGMTFISMYEAVGMAGTFYIFAALTAAAWVFVYACLPETKGRSLEEIEALFDTAGFNKPSPRATPS; encoded by the exons atgaggaaggaggagaacCTCGAGTCGCCGCTGCTATCCGACGgcgagccggcgccggcgtactCCGAGGGCAGCACGTACGCGCTCGTCTGCGCCCTCCTCGCCTCCCTCACCTCCATCATCTTCGGCTACA ACCGCGGCGTGATGAGCGGGGCGCAGAAGTACGTGCAGGAGGACCTGGGCGTCACCGACGGGCAGCTGGAGGTGCTCATCGGCGCCACCAGCGTCTACTCCCTCGTCGGCTCGCTGGCGGCGGGCTGGACCTGCGACCGCGcgggccggcgccgcgccgtcgccctctCCGCGGCCATGTTCCTGGCGGGCtccgccgtcaccgccgccgccaacgggtACGCCGCGCTCATGGCGGGGCAGCTCGTCTCCGGCGTCGCCTGCGGGTTCGGGCTCGTCGTCGCGCCCGTCTACATCGCCgagatcgcgccggcgagctcgcgcgGGTTCCTCTCCTCCATCCCCGAG ATCGCCAGCAACTCAGGCATCCTGCTCAGCTACATCGCCGACTTCGCGCTCGCGGGCCTCCCCACGACGCTCAGTTGGCGCCTCATGATCGGCATCGGCGCCGTCCCGCCGCTGTTCCTCGCGGTCGCCGCGGCGCTCGCCATGCCGGAGACCCCGCGCTGGCTGGTCCTCCACGGCCACCCCGACGAGGCCCGGCGCGTGCTGGCGCGCTTGGCGGGGGACGCCGACCGCCGGCTCCAGGAGATCGTGGCCTCCGTCCGGGAGGCGTCGTCCAAGAGCTGCGCCGGCGAGTCGCCGCCGGGCGTGTGGCGTGAGATCCTGGTCCGCCCCACGCCGGCCGTGCGGCGCGTGATGCTGGCCATCCTCGGCCTGCAGGTGTTCCAGCAGGCGTGCGGCGTGGCGGCGATGATCCTATACGCGCCGCGGGTGTTCAGCCACGTCGGCATCACCTCCGACCGCGCGGTGCTCGGCGCCAcggtcctcctcggcgccgtCAAGACGGTGGCCATCGTGCTCCCGCTCTTCCTCGCCGACCGCCTCGGCCGCCGGCCGATGCTGCTCTCCAGCGCGGGGGGCATGGCCGCGTCGCTCCTGGTCCTCGGGGTctcggtgcgcgcggcggccacgtggtgggcggccgcggcgagcgtggcggcgacggcggcgttcaTGGCGTCGTTCTCGCTGGGGTTCGGGCCGGTGATCTGGATGTACGCGTCGGAGATCCTGCCGCTGCGGCTGCGCGCGCAGGGCACCGGCATCGGGACGGCGCTGAACCGTGTGATGAGCGCGGTGGTGGGGATGACCTTCATCTCGATGTACGAGGCGGTCGGCATGGCCGGGACCTTCTACAtcttcgcggcgctcacggcggcggcgtgggtgtTCGTCTACGCGTGCTTGCCGGAGACCAAAGGGAGGAGCCTCGAGGAGATAGAGGCGCTCTTCGACACCGCCGGTTTCAACAAGCCCTCGCCACGGGCGACGCCCTCGTGA